One window of Populus nigra chromosome 5, ddPopNigr1.1, whole genome shotgun sequence genomic DNA carries:
- the LOC133693415 gene encoding gibberellin 20 oxidase 1-D-like: MGMDIYKYHVSAPPNIHLCLSFSMDSPLKFQEQSKGFLFDSVLHKQAGFPKEFLWPDLVRAQQELSEPLVDLEGFFKGDEEATKQAANIIKDACSRHGFFQVINHGVDPNFIRDAEDYMDRFFRLPVSEKLKARRMPGSLCGYSGAHADRYASKLPWKETLSFRYHENSSDLVVLDFFKSTLGNDFEQTGMVYQKYCEAMMDLSFAILELLAISLGVDRKLYRKFFEDGFSILRCNFYPPCQEPGNTLGTGPHCDSNSITILHQDQVGGLEIFTNNVWQTIPPLQGALIINIGDTFTALSNGKYKSCLHRAMVNKHEQRKSLAFFLSPREDKVVRPPQELVCSEGTRMYPDFTWLNLSRFVQNHYRADDNTLQNFTNWSQSVNL; encoded by the exons ATGGGCATGGACATCTATAAATATCATGTCTCGGCGCCACCTAATATTCACCTTTGTTTGTCTTTCTCAATGGATTCTCCCCTAAAATTCCAAGAGCAAAGCAagggttttttatttgactCAGTGTTGCACAAACAAGCTGGTTTTCCCAAAGAATTTCTTTGGCCAGACTTGGTTAGGGCTCAACAAGAGCTCTCGGAGCCACTGGTGGACCTGGAGGGGTTCTTTAAAGGGGATGAGGAGGCAACAAAACAGGCTGCTAATATAATCAAGGATGCATGCTCGAGGCATGGTTTCTTTCAAGTGATCAATCATGGAGTAGACCCCAATTTTATTAGAGACGCAGAGGATTACATGGACCGTTTCTTTAGGCTTCCAGTTTCCGAGAAACTTAAGGCTCGGAGGATGCCAGGCAGCTTGTGTGGTTATTCTGGTGCTCATGCTGATCGGTATGCATCAAAACTTCCATGGAAAGAGACACTCTCTTTTCGTTACCATGAAAATTCTTCGGATCTCGTTGTGTTAGATTTCTTCAAATCTACTCTTGGGAATGATTTTGAGCAAACAGG AATGgtatatcaaaaatattgtgAAGCTATGATGGATTTATCCTTTGCCATATTGGAACTACTGGCAATCAGCCTGGGAGTTGATCGAAAACTTTACAGAAAATTCTTTGAAGATGGTTTCTCGATATTGAGATGTAACTTCTACCCTCCTTGTCAAGAGCCTGGAAATACTCTTGGCACGGGACCCCATTGCGATTCAAATTCAATAACCATACTTCACCAAGATCAGGTTGGAGGCTTAGAAATTTTCACAAACAACGTATGGCAGACAATTCCACCTCTTCAAGGTGCACTCATCATCAATATTGGTGATACCTTCACG GCATTATCCAATGGGAAATACAAGAGTTGCTTGCATCGGGCGATGGTTAACAAGCATGAGCAGAGGAAATCTTTGGCATTCTTTCTCAGTCCAAGAGAAGACAAGGTGGTGAGACCACCACAAGAGCTTGTGTGCAGTGAAGGGACAAGGATGTATCCAGACTTCACATGGTTGAATTTGTCTCGATTCGTACAAAATCACTATAGAGCTGATGATAACACACTTCAAAACTTCACCAACTGGTCCCAATCAGTAAATCTCTAG